Below is a window of Pocillopora verrucosa isolate sample1 chromosome 6, ASM3666991v2, whole genome shotgun sequence DNA.
ATTCATTGCATTCATGATTGCACTCTCGATGATTTAGATTCGCAATTATGACAAAGTGCTGGGAGGACGATCCCGAAAAGAGACCAACTTTCCAAAGTTTGAAGAACgaactcaaagaaatggaaaaccaaCGCAAGGTATGATAGTGAAATCTACATTAGAACTACTTTATTTCAATGTTGGAAGCTTTGCCCTGGGGATCAGGTTTTTGGGGCCAGGTCAAAGAATGTAACATTTGAACAGATGCATATCATATAAGTATCAAGATCAATCTTCCAGATTTTTTTTATACTCTGGCAATGCCTTAAACTGATCTCAATCCTGTACCTTTGGAGAGGCGGCTAACTCGCCATGTCATCTCTAGTAAATTGTGCATGTTAAAGCGAGAGGGCAAAGTTGAAATGTGTTGAACAAAGAACCACGCTGCACCCATGAAGACGGAAATCAATCTAGTATTATTTGATCTAAACATCCACAATTTTCGCCGTTTGCTGATTGAAAATTGGTGTTTGTTCGTAGTTTTAGAgtatttttagtttgaattAGATATCGGCTGTTATTGTACTTTACAGAGGCTGCTGAACTTGGAAACTTACGACAACCGACTCTACGAAAGCGTCAAGGATTTAGAAGCATAGTCGAGCAGGATATAGAACTTCtcctaaaatgaaaaattaaccaGATCTTGCAGCCTTGCGTCCTACAGAGGCCTTGGAGAGATATTGCTGCAGAGGACTTCAATTACATTTTTAGCGAAGACGTGGAATTAAATAGAATTAATTAGTTAGGCAGAATTTCTTAATGTGCAATGGTAAAAGAAACTTccgttatgaaaaaaaaaaccaataataaaagataaattgtgTCTAAtctttatgttaatttttttttaattcctcttcTTTAGACCTCTCGAAGGTAATCTGattaggagaattactaatgataGGGGAGTCTTAAGCTGACTCGCTAGGATTGCGTTGTGCATCCCTATTGCACGCAGATAATTGAATgcacaataaattaaaatggGAGCTTTTATTCTGCCCAAACCTGTAACAAAGGTAAATTGCGAGGTTCCAGTAAACGAACATGCTGGTCCGCCTTTTTGAGTGTACGATAAATTGGCAAAAACTTTGATAGCAGAGGTTTTACCCTTCACGTTTTATTAAATTGAAAGTATCAGTTGCCGAGGAGGAGTAGAACACGGTCCATTTTTCTAAAAACATCGATGCAATATCGGACAGTTTGAAATCAATTTAATAAAGGATTGTTCAGTTATATTCGGAATTCTTATTTTAACTGTACTTCAAATGATTCTTTTATGGTCTTTCCACGATCAGAAGTCGTTCTTTCACATGTATACTTTACACTTTTTGCACCTTTAAGAACACTTGGATCtgcaaagggaaataaaaaaaaattaatcatcatTCTTTCTACTTCCCTCCCAACTAAGgcgataagttttttttcttgtccgTAGAGGTCGTTCTGAAATATCTAAATCATGAGTTGAGTTATGATCTTTTAACATTTGTAACgaaatttgttacaaaaatcagatttttgACTTGGgatcaaacagaaaagaaaatacctcTTGGAATTCTCTTTGTTAACTCTCTTAGAATTACAACTCTCTTAGAGCCATACTGACCAATTTGAATTGCTACCACCAGTTCTTCTAATGTTTGCTGTTAAACACCAATTAGAATCAACGTGTTTTTGTTATGGCTTCCAGAACTGGTGCGGAGTAAAACCAAAGTTTGCAATGGCTCAGTGGAGATCAACACAATTGGTTGAGAAGAACCTCAGCTAAGACTGCGAACCAGTAAAAGAGtaacttttcaaattaataTCCACGTAGATGTGTAAGTGGCAATTTGCACGGGCCTATAATGACGTGTATAAACCAGTACCCTCCAATTTTGATATCTCTAAGATTTTTTGGCAAGCTGGTTACAGTAAGTGTTTGTCGTCGGAGATTGATAATTATTCTAGGACTTAATGACGATTTTAGCCTTGAATTCCGTTCCGATTACATTTTGGGTTCTAAACAGGTATTGGCTTGGCTTACACCCATAATTAGGGACTGGAAAATTTTGCTCTCGTCTGATTTGCACAAGTACTTTTGTATTTGCTTTCTTAAGCTCGTTGCATGAGCATTTTTTGATACAACAGTCAACTTATTATAGGTCTCATCACCTTCAAGTCCATGACTCATCCTACGTATTTTACTGAGAAATTTTACTTAAAGGACGTTAATGGCTATCACAAGCTCATTTATAGCGTAGTTGTAAAAAGTCAAACCTTAATATGAAGGGTTCACGACGGCTAATGTATTGATAACACTTGTCATAATTTGCGATTTTCGTTTTCATACGTACCTATCGTCTGCAGGATTCCCTTGTTTCCTATAAGTACAACAAAGATGATTTTaacgattttaatttttttctacgttACCCACTAAAATACGTGAATACCAAATAGTCTATtaataaaagtattttgatcgtagaaaaagataaaacaggTGAGAGTTGCTATCTGCAGGTTAATTCCATTGCGATGACAACAGATTTTGAAAACGAGGGTCCTCCCTCAGTTTACagggaaacaaaaaattcaattccAATTTGTCTCACTCGTGGCTTAGACAGTAAGAGCACCTATTTGGGTTATGAGAGGGACGATGTCAATTTAAGTAAATGTAAATCTCTGGAGATCAATTCGTCGCTTGTTGATGTTATTGCCAAGAAGACCTACGGCGCTAAGCACACGACGATTTTTATAAATAGAAACAAAttaatagaataagaaagatgattAGTTTTGAGCTCgctaaagaaatagagaaatttttttttcgtttttccacGAGCGCGGGAACAAAAAATCGAGGTCTCCGCGTGGAATCGAACCTTAGAATTTCGTATTCTGagctccgatgctctaccactgattCACAGATACACTAGCTATGATGAGGAAGGCGgtttattacgaagttcatatatgacacgcgtcctgcagaTTTTTCCCtttgtcccccccccccccccgcgttgtgacaagacgaaagaaatatttttctacaaACAAATCAGttccttttgaaagaaatgtcAAGTTAAGCAAAGGGGTAATTAACCTAGCTACTTACCAAAACCTTTTACCCCATTAACACGTTAATATTAACTTCTTAAAAAATATTACCacttttccccctttttttctATGGATATTTCTTTCTCAGTATTCAACTACACTGTCGAGTTTTCCTTCGAGGGCGAAAGCAAGGTGGATTTTAGTTAAGGGGGTGAAACAAGGTCCGAATATGCCAGCGGTTGTTGAAATACACTCATTTAATGTACATCTTCGATCCTTACCACAAATCTGTAGACTTTTCTCATTTCCATTCGATGGTTCATGTCTTGTATCTGGTTATGAATAGAAGAATaagataattaaaattattttgttacttCTTTCCTAGCATTCTTCATCAACGTTTGGCCCGCGCTaaatcacttttgaaaaaaacactCGCTTTATTTTTATTGGACAAAGCCCTAGatagaaaaacactttttttgacAACAATCCTAACCTTCGCTGTTCCTTGGTAActacttctttgttttttcgaaAATTATGTTGTTTCGCTTCGTTTTTTCCCTCGAcgaatgtttatttctttttgcgtttaaaaaaaaatcagaaatgtAAAGTGATAATGAGCCCGTACACCAAACCCTCTGAACCTACAACCAGGTTATAAtccttttaaaaacattcactTTTTTGCcgatttcttttcaatataaACATTCTCGTACTACACTTTTATAAATGCGGgcgaggagggggggggggggccaaATACTAACAAAATGTTTGTCTTCAATACATACCGCGGATCTGTagacttttttcatttccattcgGGTGTTCAGCTACCACTTCTTTAACTTCTGGTTACAAATAGAAGAATTTGACGTTAGACTCGTCAACGTTAATTTAGCTCTAGTTCTTGATCACTGTTGAAAAATCACtcgctcttttttttcatcagacaAAGTCCTGGTTAGTGtaaagagaaagaggaaaacttcTGGACGACTTGCAAATAGAAACTTGATATACTTGGTAActcaagctgaaaaaatgataaaacttgTAGTGCAAAGAAATTGCTACTTCACCATTAGATGGATCTGAAGTACTTGGTCGATGGCCTGAAAGCAAAGTTaaatgtgaaaataatatttcgTTCGTTTTTTTACCCTCCAAATATTTTACTGCCTTTTCTCTGAAAGAACACAGAGGAAGACCAAAATTTACCCTCTACGTATTTTTCGGTCAATGGGGGTATTGGAATAAAAGATATTGTCCatttttagtttgtttattcTCTCTTAACCCATTGAGGAATTCATTAACGGAGAAAATTGAACAGCTCTTGGACTCTGGGAATGGGAGCATCACTAAATTTGGATTCTATTTTGCTCTGCTGAATAAAAAGCGAGAAAGGAATCCAacttttctatcatttttcaattttttttcccatgaaaattaaGTAAATAGATTAACTCTTCGGGCGTATCAGTAAGTTCGCATACTTACGTCGTTTCCTTCGTCTCCAACAAAACCAGAATGTAAAAATacagatcaagataaaaaccaAAGATCCTGTTAAAGAACCGACTATAATCCATTTGGACCCTaacgaaataaatatttgttgatgatttgtaaattttattcaaaaaattatgttcattttttttgaagCAGAAACCTCCACGAACTCACTCCAACCGCCTAAAGGAGGGTATTTAACAATTGTTCGCCTCAGGCTCGGTAAATATTCAGGTGCTTACTAATTCCGTTGTAAATATTCATTTCGCTCTTGGAACCATTCTGTTTTCATTGTCTTGATTACTCTTATCGAGATAAAGAGCTAGTTTCCACTCGCATTTGATAAGTTCATTTAATTTGATTCGGAATTGAATTTTGTATCTAGTTCATCACTTCCTAGGTAACACTGACAATACTCGAGAcagctattttgaaatttagcgctCCTGCTACAGTCACCTCGCGCTAGGTGATTAACGCGAGATATGACGCAGTCCTCGACCAATCAGTGCTCGTGCATCTTTCTTATCACCACAGAAATTATACTAAAGATGTATATTCCTTTTCGTTGGTTAAAGAGTGGAAAGCTGCATCTGCGATACCTTTTTGTAATCATTGATAAAACCAGTTATCAATAAACTACCTTAAGAGTAAAAAATAACCGCTTTTGACTTTAAGATGGAACCAGAGCTTAAGTGGCATGGATCTAGTAATAAAGTCTACATTGTATGCATTACCATGTAAGTAGTGCCcattttcatttctgaaaaaacGTAAGCTTTCATCGGTTCGTTTTGATCCCGCAGCTCATATGTGAGGCAGAAatacaaaatttcaataactGTCTCAGAAATTTTGCTAAGTGATTAAACTTTAGCATTGCAAATTTTCAACCGAATTCAGAGTGAATAGTACCTGCCAGAAGTGGGCTCTTCTTGTTACAATTAGATTACACCACAACTAAAATTGAGGGGGGAAAGGTTTATTTGCATTAAATAATCTATTCCGCAACGATATAGCTTAAATGCCCACAGGCAGCCCGAGCTCACGTCTCAACACCAAGTCACACTACGCGTGACGttttcgtgaattaatcgtttgctttttctcgagacctGAGATTGGACCGCCTGTGAAATGCCCTGCTTGTGGGGTCCAGACCCGGCCACTTTAGATAATAATAGTCAAATACCTGAAGAGGATACCCTCGGCGATCTTGTCGTTTGATGAATGTAATCTTGAAGTGCCGCTATCGACGATGGGTCTATAATCAATTTTCCAAGTTTTCTGTCTCGTGCGGCGTGTTTCAAGACAGAAATGATCCTGTCAATATCCACTGCTTGCTCGAatcttaaattgaaaattacaaccACGCTGCCACttctgttaaaagaaaaaaaattagacacaagataagaaaaataaatatacgTAAAATCTATAGTAAAATCTATATCTTAGGGATTTTGGAAAAAGCTAAGAGTCACCCACTCGAAACGTACGACTTCAGTGCTGTTGTAGCTGTTATCATTTCTAAAGAGATcttcaacctaaaaaaaaatgaaaataatttgtcaaCACGGATTTGTAATCTTTTTAGGATCTTAAGGATATGTCATTCTTTAGCATGCCAATAAACTAAAAACTTACCGCTACAATAACCTGCTTTGAGAGGTTCTGGTATCTtctgctttctttgtttctgaGACTTATGTCAAATTTCTCGTTGGTGATTGTCATCTTTGCATTAACCAAATTACTGGCTCTTtctaaagaggaaaaacaaagctCTCAGTCCTCTCAGCAAATCAAAATATAGAAAGagcaaaaaacaacaaaaaaaacaaaaaaaaattaaggaggAATTAAAGGCAGTAGTGTTGTTTTGGCAACCTtctaaatacaaaaaaaaaatagtcgcAACTTGTATATAAATAATTGAACCTTTTCCAGAGTCAcattagaaaaaacaaacgcAAAATTGTGAAATCTAGGATCCGGCAAAGaaatggaattttaaaaattaatgaaaccaTTTTGGACAATgcttaaaaaaagacttttgaatAGAAATCTCTCAGTCAAAAGTTATCATAACCATTCTCTGTGCCTGAAGTACATGTTTAAGTAGAAATATTCTCATCAATATTTGCCTACttagaaaaagtaaaagttGAGCTGTCAATTTTTTTAGACTAGAAAAGAAATAAGAGGAACTTTAGTAAGAAGCAACAGAATTGTTTTCGATGCTATATTTCTGTTTCAAGACactcggtaaaaaaaaaatttaaaaaaataaataaaaaaaaaacactttaaactGCGGCAAAATTAAATGTCATAAGAGAGCAGATCTACTTACCCGCAACATCAAGATATGTACGGGCAGTGGCTGGAGAGCCAATTCCATTTTTTGCCGTGCATTTATACCATCCTTGGTCGCCGAGTCTCGCGGAATCAAAATAAAGTTCACTTCTACGTCCGACATTTTTTTCGTGATTCCAAGATATAGTCGGTACTGGATTTCCAATCGTACGACAGTAGAGGGATACCTTTTTACCCACCTGAACTGTCTGATTGCTAGATATATCTGTTATCTGGGCAGGATCTGTTGAGAAGCAGAAgttcaagattttctttttctatgttGTGATAAGTACTTGCAAGGAATTTGTTGACGTGAATTAGCCGGGCACCTTCAGTTACCGTGTTACTTACAGTTTACATCAATCATGCAGAATTCCGTGCTGTTGTTTCCAATTCCATTCCAAGCAAGGCACTCGTATATGCCAGAGTCACTGCGTTTGATGTCTTTTAAAAACAGTACTCCACTGTTTGAAAGTGTCCTTCTTGTATCCGCTCTGTTCCATGCAACACTTGGCAATGGGTCGCCGGTAAAATTACATAGAAGTTTGACAGTATGACCTTCCGTAACTGCACCAGGGCATTGCTTTGATGTTTTACTTGGCTGAACtacaagaaaaatagaaaaacaaaatcagaggAGAAGCTCATCAGCTTTTCGGATTGGCCTTCTGAACAGCAGGGGAAATCATAAAGGAGCTGAGGAATACGGATGTAATTACAAGAAGAAACGTCTAACCACAGCGTTTTATTTGGGTACAAGATGAGAAAAAGGAGaacgagaaagaagaaaaaaaaatacagttcgATTGTTAGTTCTCGTAATGTCATCATAACAAAAAGTCAAAGTCTCCaactaagaaaatgaaataaaattaaccaCTTCTCCTCAATTTTATCTGCATTTGTTGAACTAATTATCCTATAAATTGTCGGCTGTAGGGGTCTATATAACCCTTTCGTATCTTATGTTTATTACAAATCGGCACAAGCTAAAGACACTCTCCAAATCTAAGAGCACGTTACAGCTACTGAATATACTTCGAACAGAATACGAAATCAAAAGACACGATAGAGACATAAGAAAATTCTAGATGTCGTAACTATGAATAAAAAATACTACTAAGGCACTTCTCCGctgaaattaatgttttttgtCCATATTTTAGTCCACAGAATGTATAGCACAATAAGATTTGATACAGGTTTGTTTAAACTGATCTTTAGAGGATCTTGAAGCTCGAAACCCGACGCAATAACAAATATTAATAAGGAGATAAAATACCACTAAAATAATACtgcaataataaaaatgacaattattattattattattatgattattattgttattatcattattgtagTAATCATTAATTCATAATTTGATCATAGGGTGTTGTCTACCAGCTCATATAGCGAGTCACCTTCCATGATAAATAATTCACCCAAGTGATGCTAggctgaagattttttttcggcttgaagCAAAAGCTTCTCCTGTGCAGTGGCAAGGAGACAAAATAAGTATAGTCTACGTCATTTTggtagaaaaagtaaaaaaaaaaattgcccaaGGTCATGTGATTCAAGTTTAGCCTCTTAGGCGGTCTGAAGTAACATTGAAGTCCGGtcattttttacttgaaaaaaatgttagagattgaaagaaattttagtCAGCTTTCCACAGCATTATCGTAAAGTGGGATAGACATTGATTATAATTAACCAACTCGACGCAATGTGCATCGTTGACTATTTATAATCTCAAATCCTACGCGCGCTCATGGAATAAtgaagttaaacaaaaaaggCACAACAAGTAAGAGAAATCGGATGCTGGTAGAACCTACTTACGAAAATTGAATGCTACTCGTAGTCGAGCTAAGTTGTTATGGTGGTTGCGATGCCTTGACATACTAGAAGGAAAGAATTTAAGTTATTTCACATTATATAATGCCTTTGCGGTTTTAATTAAGGGAGCGATTTCGTGATAAAGTAGCATAACCCCAAAAATTGCCCTGCAAATTACTTCCACTACATTTTTGGTTATGGAAATATCACTAGCTTTCAGGGATAGAATGTTCtttcataaaaagtaaaattaatcgGCTTTCCAGTGGAAAAGCCCAAGTTGAAAATTCCATTGTGGTCCTCGCCTATCTTCCAAAAATAAAgcggtaagtttctaaagaaactgtgttgctgcgttggtgggagagtataacaggtaatttagtgttagcaACCGTAAGGGTTAAAAACTTCCGACGTTTCGGCGCAGACG
It encodes the following:
- the LOC131778482 gene encoding hemicentin-2-like isoform X1; the encoded protein is MGCFLGSLRAKPSLCTLLLWILTTLEKAELLSEWISSPTNPTSVIENENLNLQWSYKIDGSLTFAKFFRIGDGRSEKLIALKSSSNSSVDVDSAFRDRFIFNISNDQALVTLVAVQRSDSATYRLQIANQDLLEIDKDVKIRVLFQPSKTSKQCPGAVTEGHTVKLLCNFTGDPLPSVAWNRADTRRTLSNSGVLFLKDIKRSDSGIYECLAWNGIGNNSTEFCMIDVNYPAQITDISSNQTVQVGKKVSLYCRTIGNPVPTISWNHEKNVGRRSELYFDSARLGDQGWYKCTAKNGIGSPATARTYLDVAERASNLVNAKMTITNEKFDISLRNKESRRYQNLSKQVIVAVEDLFRNDNSYNSTEVVRFESGSVVVIFNLRFEQAVDIDRIISVLKHAARDRKLGKLIIDPSSIAALQDYIHQTTRSPRVSSSGSKWIIVGSLTGSLVFILICIFTFWFCWRRRKRRHRPSTSDPSNEVKEVVAEHPNGNEKSLQIRDTRHEPSNGNEKSLQICGNKGILQTIDPSVLKGAKSVKYTCERTTSDRGKTIKESFEVQLK
- the LOC131778482 gene encoding hemicentin-2-like isoform X2, coding for MGCFLGSLRAKPSLCTLLLWILTTLEKAELLSEWISSPTNPTSVIENENLNLQWSYKIDGSLTFAKFFRIGDGRSEKLIALKSSSNSSVDVDSAFRDRFIFNISNDQALVTLVAVQRSDSATYRLQIANQDLLEIDKDVKIRVLFQPSKTSKQCPGAVTEGHTVKLLCNFTGDPLPSVAWNRADTRRTLSNSGVLFLKDIKRSDSGIYECLAWNGIGNNSTEFCMIDVNYPAQITDISSNQTVQVGKKVSLYCRTIGNPVPTISWNHEKNVGRRSELYFDSARLGDQGWYKCTAKNGIGSPATARTYLDVAERASNLVNAKMTITNEKFDISLRNKESRRYQNLSKQVIVAVEDLFRNDNSYNSTEVVRFESGSVVVIFNLRFEQAVDIDRIISVLKHAARDRKLGKLIIDPSSIAALQDYIHQTTRSPRVSSSGHRPSTSDPSNEVKEVVAEHPNGNEKSLQIRDTRHEPSNGNEKSLQICGNKGILQTIDPSVLKGAKSVKYTCERTTSDRGKTIKESFEVQLK